GTATCCCGCAGAAGTGATATACAGGTGCTTCTGGTTGGCCGGGATGATGTTGTGGTGAAAGAGCTGGGGAAGTACAGTTTTCCGGAAAACCAGATCAAAGTGGTTCCAGCTTCTGAGGTTATCGAGACGGACGAGCCGCCGGTCAATGCCATCCGCAAGAAGAAGGATTCTTCGATCGTGGTGGGCATGAACTTAATTAAGAGCGGCGAGGCCGATGCATTTGTTTCTGCAGGAAGCTCCGGTGCGATACTGGTTGGCGGGCAGGTTATTGTCGGCAGGATCAAAGGCGTAGAGCGTCCTCCCTTTGGAGCGCTGATCCCTACGGAGAAGGGAGTTTCCCTTCTGCTGGACAGCGGAGCCAATGTGGATGCAAGACCGTCTCACCTGGTACAGTTTGCACGCATGGGTTCTATTTACATGGAGCATGTAATAGGTATTACCAGACCCAGGGTCGGGATCGTAAATATTGGTGCGGAGGAGGAGAAGGGCAATGCGCTTGTAAAAGAGACATTCCCGCTCTTAAAAGCCTGCAGCGATATGAATTTTACCGGCAGCATCGAGGCGAGGGAGATCCCCCATGGCGGAGCGGATGTGATCGTATGTGAGGCATTTACAGGCAATGTAATTTTGAAGCTGTACGAGGGAACCGGATCTGTGCTGATCGGCATGGTGAAGAAGGGTATGATGGGTACCCTGCGCAGCAAGATCGGAGCACTGCTTGTAAAACCGGCACTGAAGGAGACGCTGAAGGCTTTTGATGCTACGCAGTATGGCGGCGCGCCGCTCCTGGGACTTAAAGGACTGGTGGTGAAAACCCACGGAAGTGCCAAAGCCGTGGAGGTAAGCAACTCGATCATCCAGTGCGTTACCTTCAAGGAGCAGAAGATTAATGAGAAGATTAAGGAAAGCCTGGATGCCGAAGAACAGGCCAGAGAAAATGAAAGTTAGGAGAGGGAACTATGGAATTTGAAAAGTTACAGAGTATCATTGCGGAAGTACTGAATGTGGAGACTGGGGACATCACCATGGAGACTACCTTCGTGGAGGACTTAGGCGCCGATTCCCTGGATATTTTCCAGATCGTTATGGGAATCGAGGAGGAGTTTGACATTGAGATCCCTACCGAGGAAGCGGAGAAGATCGTAACGGTAGGAGATGCAGTGGAGCAGATCAAGAGCGCACTGAATTAATAGCGTGATTAAAGAAGGGAAGGGGCTGTCGCACAAGCTGCGCGCCCCTTTCCCTTCATTATATCATCAGGATCGGATAAGGAGAGATTATGAATCGGGATTTAAAAGAACTGGAAGAAAAGACAGGGTATCAGTTTCAGAACGTAAAGCTGTTAAAACAGGCGATGACCCACAGCTCCTTTGCCAATGAGCACCGGCTGGACAAGTCTGGCTGTAACGAGAGGCTGGAATTTTTGGGGGATGCGGTACTGGAAGTGGTGTCCAGTGATTACCTGTTCCACAAGTATCCGGAGAAACCGGAAGGGGAATTGACCAAGATACGCGCCAGTATTGTCTGTGAACCCACCCTGGCTTATTGTGCATCGGAATTAAGCCTTGGGGAATACCTGCTGCTTGGGAAGGGCGAGGAGGCTACCGGAGGACGCGGACGCAATTCTGTGGTATCGGATGCGATGGAGGCCCTCATTGGGGCAATCTATCTGGATGGTGGTTTTGCTAATGCAAAAGAGTTCATTCACCGCTTTATCCTGAATGATATTGAGCATAAACAGCTCTTTTATGATAGCAAGACTATCCTGCAGGAGATGGTGCAGGCGTCCTCCCAGGAGCATTTGGAGTACGAGGTGCTTAGGGAAGTGGGGCCGGACCACAATAAGACCTTTGAGGTCCGGGCGATGCTGGGGGATCAGGAAATCGGCAGAGGAAGTGGGAGAACCAAGAAGGCGGCGGAGGCAGTTGCCGCTTACCGGGGAATACTGAAACTGAGGGAAAGTGTATGTATTTAAAAAGTATTGAGATCCAGGGCTTCAAATCATTTGCAAACAAGATCCTGTTTGAGTTTCATAATGGGATCACCGGCATCGTGGGACCTAACGGCAGCGGCAAGAGCAATGTTGCGGATGCGGTCCGCTGGGTGCTGGGGGAACAGCGCGTCAAGCAGCTTCGGGGCGGCAGCATGCAGGACGTCATCTTTGCGGGGACCGAGATGAGAAAGCCCCAGGGGTTTGCCAGCGTGGCGATCACCCTGGACAACTCGGACCATCAGCTCGCCATCGATTATGATCAGGTGACGGTCACCCGCCGGCTTTACCGTTCCGGCGAGAGCGAGTACATGATCAACGGCAGCTCGTGCAGGCTGAAGGACATCAATGAGCTGTTTTATGATACCGGTATCGGCAAGGAAGGCTATTCCATCATCGGCCAGGGCCAGATCGACAAGATCTTGAGCGGTAAGCCGGAGGAGCGCAGGGAGCTGTTCGACGAGGCGGCAGGTATTGTCAAGTTCAAGCGCCGGAAGAATATCGCCCAGAAGAAGCTGGAGGACGAGAAGCAGAACCTGGTCCGCGTCAGCGACATCCTGTCGGAGCTGGAAAAGCAGGTCGGGCCGCTTGCGCGTCAGTCTGAGGCGGCGAAGAAATACCTGGGGCTGAAGGAAGAGCTGAAAACCTACGATGTGAACCTGTTTTTGATGGAGACGGAGGGCGTGCGCGCCCAGCTGAAGGATGTGGAGTCAAAGGAGGCGATCGTCTCCGGTGATTTAGAGGACGCCACCGTCCAGTCAGAGCAGCTTAAGGGCGAATATGAGCGTCTGGAGCAGGAGATCGGCAGCCTGGACAGCGAGATCACCGAAAAGCGGGGCAGTCTTACCCAGGCGGAGATGCTGAAGGGCAATTTAGAAGGCCAGATCAATGTCCTAAACGAGCAGATCAATACGGAGAAGATGAATGCGGAGCACATCAATTCCCGCATTCAGTCCATTGAGCAGGATATCAGGGAAAAACGGCAGCAGATAGAAGCCTATCAGACAGATAATGCCGGGATCACCGAGGCAGCTTTGGAGAGCCGGAGACGGCAGGAAGAGGCGGAGGAACGTCTGGTCCGTCAGGATGAGAGCCTGATGCTTTTGGACCAGCGGATCGAGGAGGCCAAGAACAGTATTATAGCCGGACTCAATGAAAAAGCGTCTCTCTCAGCCAGGGAGCAGCGTTATGAGGCCATGCTGGAGCAGGTGCAGGTCCGTCGTTCTGAGGTGTGTCAGAAGCTTTTAAAGTTTAAGAGCGACGAGTCTGTACAGGAAGAGCAGTTAGAGGCAGAGCGCGCGAAGCTGAAGGCTATGGAGGGACGTCTTGCGGACCTGGCGGCGTCCCAGACGGAATGTGAAGCCCAGATGCAGCACTACGAGCAGGAAGTGCGGCGTCTCACCCGCAATTTAAATGAAAAGCAGCAGGAATACCATACGGCATATACCAGGCTGGAATCCCTGCGCAACCTGGCAGAGCGCTATGAGGGTTATGGGAACAGCATCCGGCGTGTGATGGAGGTCCGGGACCGGGTCCACGGGATCCACGGCGTGGTGGCGGATCTGGTTACCACGGACAAAAAATATGAGACAGCTGTAGAGACGGCTCTCGGGGGAAGCATCCAGAATGTGGTGACGGATTCGGAGCAGACCGCCAAGCAGCTGATCGAATTCCTGAAAAAGAATAAATACGGCAGAGTTACTTTTTTACCACTGACCAGTATCGGCCAGGGCGGCGGATTCTCAAAGCCGGAAGCCTTAAAAGAGCCGGGCGTGATCGGCCTTGCCAGTGATCTGGTCCATGTGGCTCCCGAATATCAGGTCCTGGCGAAATACCTGCTGGGCCGGGTGGTGGTGGCGGATACCATTGACCACGCGATCGCGCTTGCCAGGAAATTCAAATACTCCCTGCGCATTGTGACCCTGGAGGGTGAGCTTCTGAGCGCGGGGGGCTCCATGACAGGCGGCGCCTTCAAGAATTCCAGCAATCTCCTGGGAAGAAAGAGGGAGATCGAGGAGCTGGAAGCTGCATGCAAAAAGGCGCTGGATTCTTCTGAGAAGATCCAGGACGAGCTCAACATGGACGAGGGGATTTACCAGGATAAGAAAGAAGAACTGGAGCAGATTAAGAAGGAGAGCCATGAGGCGTCCTTAGAGCAGAACACCCAGCAGATGAATGTCTCCCAGCTGGAAGACAAACGGGATGATATCCGGGAATCCTCCCAGGACCTGGTCCTGGAGAACAGCCAGCTTGAGGCGCAGATCAGGGAGATTGAAGAAAACCGGAGGAATCTTTCCAGGGATACGGAAGCCCTGGTACAGCTCAACGAACAGGCTGGAAGCCAGGTGGAAGATCTGACAGCCCAGATGGAGCGTGACAGAAAGCTGCGTGAGGAGTCAGCCCACGAGCTGGAAGCGATCCGTTTAGAGGCAGCAGGCCTAAAGCAGAAAGTGGATTTCGTGATGGAAAACATCCGCCGTGTAGAGGACGAGATCGCGAAGCTTTCAGAGGAGCTGTCCGGCCTCACAGCCGGGAATACAGATTCCGGGGAGATCGTGGAGGCGAAGCGCCAGGAGATCGCGCATCTTCAGGAGCTGATCACAAACGCCATGGAGCAGAGGGATATCCTGGCGGCCCAGGTGGAGGAGCAGTCCGCGAAAAAGGATTCAAAAACGAAGGAACAGAAGGAGTTTTTCGGAAAGCGGGAGGAGCTTTCCCAGCGCATCACGCGTCTGGACAAGGAACTGTTCCGGCTCCAGAGCCAGAAGGAAAAGCTGGAGGAAAAGCAGGAGAGCCATATCAATTATATGTGGAACGAGTACGAGCTTACCTTTACCACGGCCCAGCCCCTGCGGGATCCGCTTCTCACTTCGTCTTCTGATATCAAAAAAAGGATCGATGAGCTGAAGAACGGCATCCGGTCCCTGGGTAATGTCAACGTCAACGCCATCGAGGATTACAAGGAGATCTCCGGACGTTATGAGTTTATGAAGACCCAGCACGACGACCTGGTGCAGGCGGAGGCGGCTCTGATGCAGATCATTGAGGAGCTGGACAGCGGGATGCGCAGGCAGTTTGAGGAGAAGTTTAGGGAGATCCGCCGGGAATTTGACCGGGTGTTTAAGGAACTGTTCGGAGGCGGGCACGGTACCCTGAATCTTCAGGAGGATGAGGATATCCTGGAGGCGGGCATCCAGATCATCGCCCAGCCGCCGGGTAAGAAGCTGCAGAACATGATGCAGCTTTCGGGTGGTGAAAAGGCGTTGACAGCCATTTCTTTACTGTTTGCGATACAGAACCTAAAACCGTCGCCGTTTTGCCTGCTTGACGAGATCGAGGCGGCCCTTGACGATTCCAATGTAGACCGCTTTGCGGGATATTTACATAAACTGACAAAGAATACCCAGTTTATTGTGATCACACACAGAAGAGGCACGATGCTGGCGGCAGACCGGCTCTACGGTATCACCATGCAGGAGAAGGGTGTTTCCACGCTGGTGTCCGTGAACCTGATCGAAGACCAGCTTGACGAGTAGATTGAAATATTCATGAAGAGGAGGAATGTGTATGGAAGAGAAAGAAAAGAAAAAAGGTTTTTTCAGCCGTCTGGTGGAAGGCCTTAACAAGACGAGGGAAAATATCGTATCCGGCATGGATTCCATTTTCAGTGGCTTTTCAGCCATCGACGAGGACTTTTATGAGGAACTGGAGGAGACCCTGATCATGGGCGATCTGGGAATCCAGACCACCATGTCCATTATCGAGGACTTGAGGAAACGGGTGAAGGAGCAGCATATCAAGGAGCCGTCCGAGTGCAAACAGCTTTTGATCGATTCCATCAAGGACCAGATGAACCTGGGAGACAACGCATACGAGTTTGAAAACCGCCGTTCCGTAGTCCTGGTCATCGGCGTCAATGGCGTGGGCAAAACGACCTCGGTGGGAAAACTGGCGGGGCAGCTCAAGGACGACGGCAAAAAGGTAGTCCTGGCGGCAGCCGATACCTTCCGTGCGGCAGCCATTGAGCAGCTCACAGAGTGGGCCAACCGGGCGGGCGTGGAGATCATCGCCCAGCAGGAGGGTTCCGACCCGGCAGCTGTCATCTATGATGCGGTTGCGGCTGCCAAGTCCCGCAGTGCGGACGTTCTGATCTGTGATACCGCAGGCCGGCTCCACAACAAGAAAAACCTGATGGAGGAGCTTAAGAAGATCAACCGGATCATCGATAAGGAGTACCCGGATGCTTACCGGGAGACTCTTGTAGTGCTGGACGGGACCACGGGACAGAATGCCCTGGCCCAGGCGAAGCAGTTTATGGAGGTGGCTGATATTACCGGCATCATCCTGACAAAGCTGGATGGGACAGCAAAGGGCGGAATCGCAGTGGCAATCCAGTCGGAGCTTGGTATTCCGGTCAAATATGTGGGAGTCGGGGAGAAGATCGACGATTTGCAGAAGTTCAATTCGGATGACTTTGTGAACGCGCTTTTTAAGACATCAGGCGAGTAAACATCCGGAAAACGTGGGGCTGATGCAGGCAGCAGAGTGTTAAACATCAGGCGGAAAGCATAAACAGGGAAAGAGGATAAGGACTATGGAAGAACAGGAATTACAGGAGTTATCATTAGAAAAGTTTGAGATCGCATCGGAAGAGGTGCAGAAGGTCACCCAGGAGACCAAGCTGGTCTACAGTGAGTATTTTTCTGCCATGACGGGCAACCGGGTGTATTTCAAGCCTGAGAACATGCAGTATACCGGAGCCTACAAGGTGCGCGGCGCATATTACAAGATCAGCACACTGAGCCCGGAGGAGCGGGAGCGCGGCCTGATCACGGCGTCTGCGGGAAACCATGCCCAGGGCGTGGCTTATGCGGCGAAGCTGGCGGGGATCAAGGCGACGATCGTTATGCCTACCACGACTCCGCTCATGAAGGTGAACCGCACCAGAAGCTACGGCGCGGATGTGGTCCTTTACGGGGATGTGTTTGACGAGGCCTGCGACTATGCCTACAAGCTGGCGGATGAACACGGCTATACCTTCGTCCATCCGTTTGATGATCTGGATGTGGCGACAGGGCAGGGGACCATCGCCATGGAGATCATCAAGGAGCTTCCGACGGTGGATTATATTCTGGTACCGGTAGGCGGCGGCGGTTTATGCACCGGTGTTTCCACTCTTGCCAAGCTTCTGAATCCGAAGATCAAAGTGATCGGCGTGGAGCCTGCGGGAGCCAACTGTATGCAGGAATCCTTAAAGGCCGGGCATGTGCTGACCCTGCCGGCCGTCAATACCATTGCAGATGGTACTGCGGTAAAACGTCCCGGTGAAAAGCTGTTTCCATATATCCAGCAGAACGTGGATGATGTGATCACTGTGGAGGATACGGAGCTGATCGTGGCATTCCTCGATATGGTGGAGAACCACAAGATGATCGTGGAAAATTCCGGTCTTTTGACTGTGGCTGCTTTAAAACATTTAAATGTCCAGAAGAAAAAGATTGTTTCTATCTTGAGCGGCGGCAATATGGATGTGATCACCATGTCCTCCGTAGTACAGCATGGCCTGATCCAGAGGGACCGTATCTTCACGGTGTCGGTTCTGCTGCCTGACAAGCCGGGTGAGCTTGCCAAGATATCCGCGCTTCTGGCAGATGAGCGGGGCAATGTGATCAAGCTGGAGCACAACCAGTTCATCAGTATCAACCGGAATGCGGCGGTGGAGCTGCGGATCACCCTGGAAGCGGAAGGGACTGAGCACAAAAACAGGATCGTCCAGGCTCTCAATGATGCCGGTTACCGTCCGAAGCTGGTGAAATCCAAAGGCACCTACAGCGACTGACCGGAGGCAGGACGAGTATGAAAATCTACGAAAGCAAGTCGCCTTTGGGGGAAAATATCCACTACTTTATGAAATGGACTGTGATATCAGTCTTTATCGGCGTTGTGGTCGGATTGATCGGCATGGTATTCAGCAAAGGGGTGACTATGTCGACGGCTGTGTGGAACCAGCATCACTGGACCCTGTTTCTGATGCCGCTTGCGGGTATTTTTATCATCTGGATCTACCGGGCCAGCCATGAAGAGACCAACCGGGGAACGGATATGGTACTGGAGTCTATTTCCTCAAATCAGGAGATCACAGTCGCCACTGCGCCGCTAATCTTTGTCTCTACGGTCATAAGCCATTGCGTCAGCGCCTCGGTGGGCCGGGAGGGAGCCGCCCTGCAGTTGGGCGGAAGCCTTGGGAACCTGGTAGGAAAGGTGATCCATCTGGATGAAAAGGATAAAAAGATTGCGGTTATGTGCGGCATGAGCGCCTGTTTTGCAGCGCTTTTTGGTACTCCGCTGGCAGCAGGCGTGTTCTCCATGGAGGTAGTCAGCATTGGCGTCATGTATTATGCAGCCCTGGTCCCGTGCCTGTTTGCCTCCTTTATCGGCGCCGGGATCTCCAGAAGCTTCGGCGTGATGCCGGACTGGTTTGATATTGGGATCGTGCCGGAATTTGGGCTTCAGGGCGCGGGGATCGCGGTGCTCATCGGAGCTTTGTGCGCGGCAGTGGGCGTGTTATTCTGCATTGTACTGCACGAGAGCAGCGCGGTATACCGGAGGTATCTGCCCAATCCCTATTTTCGAGTCCTGGCGGGCAGCGCTGTTTTTATCGTACTTACCCTGATCTTCAAAAGCCGCTACTATAACGGCGGCGGTATGCACCTGATCGAGCGGTGTTTTGAGGGAGAGCCGATCCCGTACTATGCGTTCCTGATGAAGATGCTGTTCACGGCGGTGGCGCTGGGAGCAGGGTTTAAAGGCGGTGAGATCGTCCCGACGTTGTGTGTGGGAGCCACCTTTGGCTATATGGTTGCCTCTGTGCTGGGGCTTCCTGTTGGGCTGTGCACGGCGATCGGTATGACCTGCCTGTTTGTCAGCGTGACCAACTGCCCTGTATCCACTGTGTTCATGGCCTTTGAGCTGTTTGGCTTTGAGGCGATGCCTTATTACTCCATCGCGGTGGCGGTCTGCTTTACTCTGTCGGGGTACTATGGCCTGTACAGCAGCCAGAAATTTGTCTACTCCAAGATCAAGGCGGAGTTCATCAACCGCAAGTCCAATTAGCGGATAGAGGCCGCCCGAAGCCAGTATTGCTAAAAGCAGAAATAACCGGAGGTTTAGAGAATGAGAACATTGATAGAACACGTGACGGTGCTCACGATGGATGCAGAAAAGACCGTGCATCAGGATGGCTATGTGCTGATCGAGGACGGCCTCATTGCAGCGGTGGGAAACGGCCGTTACCTGGCTGACCCGGATGATCGGACGGAAAATGAGGGCAGTCCCGCACCTGTGGATGAGAGGGTGGACGGTGCGGGCGGGATCCTGATGCCGGGGATGGTAAACGTCCACAGCCATATTTCCATGATCCCGTTCCGCTCTATGGGAGACGACTGCCGTGACAGGCTGAGGCGTTTTTTGTTCCCACTGGAGCTTGCAGCCATGAATCCGGAGCTGATATACCGGAGCGCCCGGTATGCGGTCTGCGAACTGCTTTTGGCAGGGGTGACCACGGTTCTCGACATGTATTATTTTGAGGATATGGTGGCCCGCGCCTGCGAGGAGATGGGAATCCGGGCCTGGGTGGGGGAGACCGTCATCAATATGGAGACCTGTGACAGCAAAGAGCCTTACGGCGGTCTTTCTCTGTGTGAGGAGCTGTTGAAAAAGTGGGGCGGACACGACCGGATCCATCCTATGGTGGCTCCCCATGCCACCAATACCAACTCCCCGGAGATGCTGAAGGCGGCATATGACCTTGCGGCCCGATATCATGCAAAATATTCGCTCCATGTCAGCGAAATGGATTATGAAATGGAGCTGTTTAGGGAAAACTATAAGAAGACGCCGATCGCATTCCTGTACGATCTCGGCGTGCTGGGTGAGAACACGATCGCAGCCCACTGTATCCATGCCACAGATGAGGATATCGCACTGTTTGCAGAGACTGGCACAAAGGTGGCTCACTGTATCGGCGCAAATACCAAGGGTGGAAAGGGGATCTGCCCGGTACTTGATATGCGGCGGGCAGGTGTGGATGTGGGCGTGGGGACTGACGGTCCGTCCTCCGGCAACACGCTGGATCTGTTTACCCAGTTCAAGCTGATCGCCTCGTTCCAGAAGACCAGATATCATGACAGGGGCGTATTCCCGGCTGTAGATATTGTGGAGATGGGGACTGTGGGCGGCGCGAGGGCGCTGGGAGCAGAGCATGAGATCGGCTCCATCGAGCCGGGGAAAAAGGCGGATCTGGTGCTTTTAGAGACCAGTTCGGTCAATATGTTCCCTGTTTACAATCCCTATTCCGCTATTGTTTATTCCGCCAATGCTTCCAATGTGGACAGTGTCTGGGTGGACGGTAAAAGGCTGGTAGAGGGTCACAGGCTGACCTGCGTAGATCTTCAGGAGGAACGTGAAAAACTGGAGCGGGTCATGGGCGGATTCCGGCGCCACGCAGAGAATTATGCCGATATGATCTGATGTTTTTTGCGATTACAGTCCGGCTGTCCAAACGTGGATTTTGCGCCGGGCTGTAACTCTTTTCCTGTCGTTTTCTGTAAAAACGCGGTTGACAATTTACCGCATCAATGGTATGGTAATTCTATTAGAAAAAATGATAAGAATTGCAGGATATATAAGAGGGACTGTTTAATGAAGGCTGGATGAGCTTATAAATAAACGGCCCTTTTTTACGGCTTTTCTCTGTATCCCGCACATTTTTTCGACTATGTAAGAAAGGTTGGTAGGACCATTGCTTGAAAAGAAAACAAAGATTTACTGGCTGTTTATTCTGCCCGGATGCCTGTTTCTGGCGGTTTTTATGCTGATCCCCTTATTCTCCCTTATATTTAAGACTTTTTTTGATGAGGGCGGCAGTTTTTCCCTGGCTAATTATTTTTCTTTACTGGAGAGCGTTTATTTCAAGCAGGTGTTCTGGCGCAGCATCCGTTTAAGCCTGATCAGCACAGTTGTGTGCGCTATGCTGGGTTTCCCTACGGCGTACTATATTTCAAAATATGCCAGGAATAAAGGGGTACTGATGGCCCTTGCCGTCTTCCCCATGTTCACCAGCCCGGTGATCCGGTCCTTCAGCTGGATGGTCATTCTCGGCAAAAAGGGATTTGTCAACAACGCTCTGGTACAGCTTGGACTGGTGGCGAAGCCCATCAGCCTGCTTTATAATGAATTTTCCATGGTGGTGGGCTTTATCCAGCTTTTCCTGCCGCTCATGATCCTGTCCCTGATCGGAGTCATGGACAATATTTCGGAAGATTTGAACCTGGCCGCCGGCAGCCTGGGTGCGTCCCGGGCCAGTGTATTCCGGCATGTGATCCTGCCCCTTAGCATTCCCGGATTGGTGACGGGGAGCGTGCTGGTATTCACCGGATGTTTGACGGCATATACGACGCCTCAGCTTTTAGGCGGCACGGACACCCGTGTGCTGGCAACCATGATCTATCAGCAGGCCATGTCCCTCGGTGACTGGACCCAGGCATCTGTGGTGGCGGTGGTGATGATCGTGGTGACCATACTGGTATCCAGCGGCATCAATGCAGTCAGCCGGAAGCTGAACCCAACGATTTAAAACAGTCTGGCACAGGACGATAATCAACGATAGGTGAGATAAAGGAGAACGATATGGCACTGTTGGAATTGCAGAACATCACAGCAGGATATGACAAGAATGTTATCTTAAAGGATTTGAACTTCCAGGTGGAGAAGGGAGAGCTGGTTTCTCTGTTAGGCTCCAGTGGATGCGGTAAGACCACGACTCTGAGGCTGATTGCCGGTTTTTCCACCCCGATGGACGGCAAATTCATCTTTGACGGCAAGGACTACACCCAGGTGCCGCTCAATAAGCGGAATTTCGGATTTGTATTCCAGAGCTACGCGCTGTTTCCTCACATGACTGTATATGACAACGTGGCGTTTGGCTTAAAGATGCGGAAGACGGCGCCGGAGCAGATGAAAAAAGAAGTCATGGAGATGCTTGAGACCGTGGATCTTTTAGGTTTTGAAAACAGGTTCCCGAAGGAAATGTCCGGCGGACAGCGCCAGCGAGTGGCACTTGCCAGGGCGCTCGTGATCAAACCGGATCTGCTGCTTTTGGATGAGCCTCTCAGCAATCTGGATGCGAAGCTGCGCGTCAAGATGCGCGTGGAGATCCGCCGCCTGCAGCAGAAGTTCGGATTTACAGCCATATATGTGACCCACGACCAGGAGGAGTGCTTCGCGATCTCCGACAAGGTCGCGATCATGAACCATGGGGTGATCGAGCAGATGGACAGCCCGTCTGTGATCTACAATCATCCAAAGACCGAGTTTATTGCTCATTTTGTGGGCTTTGAGAATTTCCTGGATTTAAAGAGAGCA
This portion of the Clostridium sp. AN503 genome encodes:
- the plsX gene encoding phosphate acyltransferase PlsX translates to MIKIAVDAMGGDNAPGEIIKGAVDAVSRRSDIQVLLVGRDDVVVKELGKYSFPENQIKVVPASEVIETDEPPVNAIRKKKDSSIVVGMNLIKSGEADAFVSAGSSGAILVGGQVIVGRIKGVERPPFGALIPTEKGVSLLLDSGANVDARPSHLVQFARMGSIYMEHVIGITRPRVGIVNIGAEEEKGNALVKETFPLLKACSDMNFTGSIEAREIPHGGADVIVCEAFTGNVILKLYEGTGSVLIGMVKKGMMGTLRSKIGALLVKPALKETLKAFDATQYGGAPLLGLKGLVVKTHGSAKAVEVSNSIIQCVTFKEQKINEKIKESLDAEEQARENES
- the acpP gene encoding acyl carrier protein, which codes for MEFEKLQSIIAEVLNVETGDITMETTFVEDLGADSLDIFQIVMGIEEEFDIEIPTEEAEKIVTVGDAVEQIKSALN
- the rnc gene encoding ribonuclease III, with translation MNRDLKELEEKTGYQFQNVKLLKQAMTHSSFANEHRLDKSGCNERLEFLGDAVLEVVSSDYLFHKYPEKPEGELTKIRASIVCEPTLAYCASELSLGEYLLLGKGEEATGGRGRNSVVSDAMEALIGAIYLDGGFANAKEFIHRFILNDIEHKQLFYDSKTILQEMVQASSQEHLEYEVLREVGPDHNKTFEVRAMLGDQEIGRGSGRTKKAAEAVAAYRGILKLRESVCI
- the smc gene encoding chromosome segregation protein SMC, whose protein sequence is MYLKSIEIQGFKSFANKILFEFHNGITGIVGPNGSGKSNVADAVRWVLGEQRVKQLRGGSMQDVIFAGTEMRKPQGFASVAITLDNSDHQLAIDYDQVTVTRRLYRSGESEYMINGSSCRLKDINELFYDTGIGKEGYSIIGQGQIDKILSGKPEERRELFDEAAGIVKFKRRKNIAQKKLEDEKQNLVRVSDILSELEKQVGPLARQSEAAKKYLGLKEELKTYDVNLFLMETEGVRAQLKDVESKEAIVSGDLEDATVQSEQLKGEYERLEQEIGSLDSEITEKRGSLTQAEMLKGNLEGQINVLNEQINTEKMNAEHINSRIQSIEQDIREKRQQIEAYQTDNAGITEAALESRRRQEEAEERLVRQDESLMLLDQRIEEAKNSIIAGLNEKASLSAREQRYEAMLEQVQVRRSEVCQKLLKFKSDESVQEEQLEAERAKLKAMEGRLADLAASQTECEAQMQHYEQEVRRLTRNLNEKQQEYHTAYTRLESLRNLAERYEGYGNSIRRVMEVRDRVHGIHGVVADLVTTDKKYETAVETALGGSIQNVVTDSEQTAKQLIEFLKKNKYGRVTFLPLTSIGQGGGFSKPEALKEPGVIGLASDLVHVAPEYQVLAKYLLGRVVVADTIDHAIALARKFKYSLRIVTLEGELLSAGGSMTGGAFKNSSNLLGRKREIEELEAACKKALDSSEKIQDELNMDEGIYQDKKEELEQIKKESHEASLEQNTQQMNVSQLEDKRDDIRESSQDLVLENSQLEAQIREIEENRRNLSRDTEALVQLNEQAGSQVEDLTAQMERDRKLREESAHELEAIRLEAAGLKQKVDFVMENIRRVEDEIAKLSEELSGLTAGNTDSGEIVEAKRQEIAHLQELITNAMEQRDILAAQVEEQSAKKDSKTKEQKEFFGKREELSQRITRLDKELFRLQSQKEKLEEKQESHINYMWNEYELTFTTAQPLRDPLLTSSSDIKKRIDELKNGIRSLGNVNVNAIEDYKEISGRYEFMKTQHDDLVQAEAALMQIIEELDSGMRRQFEEKFREIRREFDRVFKELFGGGHGTLNLQEDEDILEAGIQIIAQPPGKKLQNMMQLSGGEKALTAISLLFAIQNLKPSPFCLLDEIEAALDDSNVDRFAGYLHKLTKNTQFIVITHRRGTMLAADRLYGITMQEKGVSTLVSVNLIEDQLDE
- the ftsY gene encoding signal recognition particle-docking protein FtsY, translating into MEEKEKKKGFFSRLVEGLNKTRENIVSGMDSIFSGFSAIDEDFYEELEETLIMGDLGIQTTMSIIEDLRKRVKEQHIKEPSECKQLLIDSIKDQMNLGDNAYEFENRRSVVLVIGVNGVGKTTSVGKLAGQLKDDGKKVVLAAADTFRAAAIEQLTEWANRAGVEIIAQQEGSDPAAVIYDAVAAAKSRSADVLICDTAGRLHNKKNLMEELKKINRIIDKEYPDAYRETLVVLDGTTGQNALAQAKQFMEVADITGIILTKLDGTAKGGIAVAIQSELGIPVKYVGVGEKIDDLQKFNSDDFVNALFKTSGE
- the ilvA gene encoding threonine ammonia-lyase, with the translated sequence MEEQELQELSLEKFEIASEEVQKVTQETKLVYSEYFSAMTGNRVYFKPENMQYTGAYKVRGAYYKISTLSPEERERGLITASAGNHAQGVAYAAKLAGIKATIVMPTTTPLMKVNRTRSYGADVVLYGDVFDEACDYAYKLADEHGYTFVHPFDDLDVATGQGTIAMEIIKELPTVDYILVPVGGGGLCTGVSTLAKLLNPKIKVIGVEPAGANCMQESLKAGHVLTLPAVNTIADGTAVKRPGEKLFPYIQQNVDDVITVEDTELIVAFLDMVENHKMIVENSGLLTVAALKHLNVQKKKIVSILSGGNMDVITMSSVVQHGLIQRDRIFTVSVLLPDKPGELAKISALLADERGNVIKLEHNQFISINRNAAVELRITLEAEGTEHKNRIVQALNDAGYRPKLVKSKGTYSD
- a CDS encoding chloride channel protein: MKIYESKSPLGENIHYFMKWTVISVFIGVVVGLIGMVFSKGVTMSTAVWNQHHWTLFLMPLAGIFIIWIYRASHEETNRGTDMVLESISSNQEITVATAPLIFVSTVISHCVSASVGREGAALQLGGSLGNLVGKVIHLDEKDKKIAVMCGMSACFAALFGTPLAAGVFSMEVVSIGVMYYAALVPCLFASFIGAGISRSFGVMPDWFDIGIVPEFGLQGAGIAVLIGALCAAVGVLFCIVLHESSAVYRRYLPNPYFRVLAGSAVFIVLTLIFKSRYYNGGGMHLIERCFEGEPIPYYAFLMKMLFTAVALGAGFKGGEIVPTLCVGATFGYMVASVLGLPVGLCTAIGMTCLFVSVTNCPVSTVFMAFELFGFEAMPYYSIAVAVCFTLSGYYGLYSSQKFVYSKIKAEFINRKSN